The Thalassotalea sp. HSM 43 genome window below encodes:
- the rpsD gene encoding 30S ribosomal protein S4, whose protein sequence is MARYLGPKLKLSRREGTDLFLKSGVRAIDTKCKIETIPGQHGARRGRLSDYGVQLREKQKVRRIYGVLEKQFRNYYKEAARLKGNTGENLLQLLEKRLDNVVYRMGYASTRAEARQLVSHKAIVVNGQVVNIPSFAVKADDVISIREKAKSQARIVAALEIADQREKPVWVEVDGKKMEGTFKRLPDRSDLSAEINEQLIVELYSK, encoded by the coding sequence ATGGCAAGATATTTAGGTCCTAAGCTTAAGCTTAGCCGTCGTGAAGGTACTGACTTATTCCTTAAGTCTGGTGTTCGCGCGATCGATACTAAATGTAAAATCGAAACTATTCCTGGTCAGCACGGCGCGCGTCGCGGTCGTTTATCTGACTATGGTGTTCAGCTTCGTGAGAAGCAAAAAGTTCGTCGTATCTACGGTGTTCTTGAGAAACAGTTCCGTAATTACTATAAAGAAGCTGCTCGTCTAAAAGGTAACACAGGTGAAAACTTGTTACAGCTTTTAGAAAAGCGTTTAGACAACGTTGTTTACCGTATGGGTTATGCGTCAACTCGCGCTGAAGCTCGTCAACTAGTTAGCCACAAAGCTATCGTAGTTAACGGTCAAGTTGTTAACATTCCATCTTTCGCTGTTAAAGCAGACGATGTGATCTCAATTCGTGAAAAAGCGAAATCTCAAGCGCGTATTGTTGCTGCACTTGAAATCGCTGATCAACGTGAGAAACCAGTCTGGGTTGAAGTTGATGGTAAGAAAATGGAAGGTACGTTTAAACGTCTACCTGACCGTTCTGACCTATCAGCCGAAATCAACGAACAGTTGATTGTCGAGCTTTACTCGAAATAA
- the rpsK gene encoding 30S ribosomal protein S11, which yields MAKTPTRARKRVKKQVADGMAHIHASFNNTIVTLTDRQGNALSWATAGGSGFRGSRKSTPFAAQVAADRAGKVAQEFGLKNIEVFVKGPGPGRESAIRALNAAGFKITNITDVTPIPHNGCRPPKKRRV from the coding sequence ATGGCTAAAACACCAACTCGCGCTCGTAAGCGCGTGAAAAAACAAGTTGCTGATGGCATGGCTCATATCCATGCTTCTTTCAACAACACAATCGTAACTCTTACAGATCGTCAAGGTAATGCGTTATCTTGGGCAACTGCAGGTGGTTCAGGTTTCCGTGGTTCACGTAAATCTACTCCATTCGCTGCACAGGTTGCTGCTGATCGTGCTGGTAAAGTAGCACAAGAGTTTGGTTTGAAGAATATTGAAGTGTTCGTTAAGGGTCCGGGTCCAGGTCGTGAATCTGCAATCCGTGCTTTAAATGCTGCTGGTTTTAAAATCACCAACATTACTGACGTGACACCTATTCCTCATAATGGTTGTCGTCCTCCTAAGAAACGTCGCGTTTAA
- the rpsM gene encoding 30S ribosomal protein S13 → MARIAGINIPDRKHAVIAITAIYGIGATRAKAICSGAGIAEDTKISELDEAQIDLLRAEVAKFTVEGDLRREISMNIKRLMDLGCYRGLRHRRSLPLRGQRTKTNARTRKGPRKPIKK, encoded by the coding sequence GTGGCCCGTATAGCTGGCATTAACATCCCTGATCGTAAGCACGCAGTAATCGCCATTACTGCAATCTACGGCATCGGCGCAACAAGAGCAAAGGCAATTTGTTCAGGCGCAGGTATTGCTGAAGATACTAAGATCAGTGAACTAGACGAAGCTCAAATCGATTTGCTTCGCGCAGAAGTGGCTAAATTTACCGTAGAAGGTGATTTACGTCGTGAAATTTCAATGAACATCAAGCGTCTGATGGACCTTGGCTGTTATCGTGGTTTACGCCATCGTCGCAGTCTTCCTCTACGTGGGCAACGCACTAAAACTAATGCGCGCACTCGTAAAGGTCCTCGTAAGCCGATTAAAAAGTAG
- the rpmJ gene encoding 50S ribosomal protein L36: MKVRASVKKICRNCKVVKRAGVVRVICKTDPKHKQRQG; encoded by the coding sequence ATGAAAGTTCGTGCATCCGTTAAAAAGATTTGCCGTAACTGTAAAGTTGTTAAACGTGCTGGTGTCGTTCGTGTAATTTGCAAGACCGACCCTAAACACAAACAACGTCAAGGTTAA
- the secY gene encoding preprotein translocase subunit SecY, giving the protein MATPGMENKGAGGLSELKQRLLFVLGALIVFRLGSFVPIPGIDAAVLAQLFDQQKGTIVEMFNMFSGGALERASVLALGIMPYISASIIMQISTHVVPSMMELKKEGEAGRRKISQYTRYGTLLLATVQSIAIAKSLPGMMPGLVVNTGFGFYFTAVVSLVTGTMFLMWLGEQITERGIGNGISILIFAGIVAGMPSAVGQTAEMARQGELHPLALLFIGGIVAVVTWFVVFVERGQRRIVVNYAKRQQGRKVFAAQSTHLPLKVNMAGVIPPIFASSIILFPGTIASWFGQGTGPVADFLQEISLAMSPGQPLYVMLYAAAIIFFCFFYTALVFNPRETADNLKKSGAFIPGIRPGEQTSRYIDKVMTRLTLAGALYITLICLVPEFMMIFMDVQFYFGGTSLLIIVVVIMDFMAQVQTHLMSHQYDSVLKKANLKGYGR; this is encoded by the coding sequence ATGGCTACACCAGGAATGGAAAATAAAGGCGCAGGCGGTTTGTCTGAGCTGAAGCAAAGATTGTTGTTCGTACTCGGCGCACTTATCGTGTTCCGTTTAGGTTCATTTGTACCAATCCCTGGTATTGACGCCGCTGTACTAGCTCAGTTGTTTGATCAACAAAAGGGCACCATTGTAGAAATGTTTAACATGTTCTCTGGTGGTGCACTTGAGCGAGCCTCTGTATTGGCTCTTGGTATTATGCCGTACATCTCAGCCTCGATTATCATGCAAATTTCGACTCACGTCGTACCGAGCATGATGGAATTGAAAAAAGAGGGTGAAGCTGGACGTCGTAAGATCAGTCAATACACTCGCTACGGCACACTGCTTCTGGCAACAGTTCAGTCAATTGCGATTGCGAAAAGTTTACCTGGTATGATGCCTGGTCTTGTGGTTAACACAGGATTTGGTTTCTACTTTACTGCGGTAGTATCTCTAGTAACCGGTACCATGTTCTTAATGTGGTTAGGTGAACAGATTACTGAACGCGGTATTGGTAACGGTATCTCAATCTTAATTTTCGCTGGTATTGTTGCAGGCATGCCATCTGCAGTTGGTCAAACTGCTGAAATGGCGCGTCAAGGTGAACTGCACCCACTAGCATTATTGTTTATTGGTGGTATCGTTGCTGTTGTAACCTGGTTTGTGGTATTTGTAGAGCGCGGCCAACGCCGCATTGTGGTAAACTACGCCAAACGCCAACAAGGTCGTAAGGTGTTTGCCGCACAAAGCACGCATTTACCATTGAAAGTAAATATGGCGGGTGTAATCCCACCTATCTTTGCTTCAAGTATTATCTTGTTCCCTGGAACCATCGCAAGTTGGTTCGGACAAGGTACAGGCCCGGTTGCTGACTTCTTGCAAGAGATTTCTCTAGCGATGTCTCCAGGTCAACCTTTGTATGTAATGCTATATGCTGCAGCAATAATCTTTTTCTGCTTTTTCTACACGGCTCTTGTTTTCAACCCGCGTGAAACAGCAGATAATTTGAAGAAATCTGGTGCGTTTATCCCAGGCATTCGCCCTGGTGAGCAAACCTCTAGGTATATTGATAAAGTAATGACCCGCCTTACTCTGGCAGGTGCACTATACATTACTTTAATTTGTTTGGTTCCTGAGTTTATGATGATATTCATGGACGTACAATTCTACTTCGGTGGAACGTCTCTACTAATCATAGTAGTTGTTATCATGGACTTTATGGCGCAAGTACAAACTCATTTGATGTCTCATCAATATGACAGCGTACTGAAGAAAGCCAATCTTAAAGGCTATGGTCGATAA
- the rplO gene encoding 50S ribosomal protein L15: MHLNTLSPAPGSKSAKKRVGRGIGSGLGKTGGRGHKGQKSRSGGGIRVGFEGGQMPLKQRLPKFGFTSRKSLVRAEVRLHELNTMTADVVDIHALKEAGIISRNMETAKIMLSGEINRKITVRGLAVTKGARAAIEAAGGTVEE; encoded by the coding sequence ATGCATTTAAACACATTATCCCCTGCACCTGGTTCTAAATCAGCTAAGAAACGTGTTGGTCGTGGTATTGGTTCTGGCCTAGGTAAAACCGGTGGTCGTGGTCACAAAGGTCAGAAGTCTCGTTCTGGCGGTGGCATACGCGTAGGTTTTGAAGGTGGTCAGATGCCACTTAAGCAACGTTTGCCTAAGTTTGGTTTCACTTCTCGTAAGTCTTTAGTTCGCGCTGAAGTACGTTTACACGAATTGAATACTATGACTGCAGATGTTGTTGACATTCACGCGCTAAAAGAAGCAGGCATCATCTCTCGCAACATGGAAACTGCAAAGATCATGTTGTCTGGTGAGATTAACCGTAAGATTACGGTTCGTGGCCTAGCAGTAACTAAAGGTGCACGTGCAGCGATTGAAGCTGCCGGTGGTACAGTAGAGGAATAG
- the rpmD gene encoding 50S ribosomal protein L30, with amino-acid sequence MAKTVKVTQVKSSIGRLPTHRATLKGLGLRRINHTVELEDTPSVRGMINKVHYMIKVED; translated from the coding sequence ATGGCTAAGACTGTTAAAGTAACTCAAGTTAAAAGCTCAATTGGTCGTCTTCCGACGCACCGTGCGACTTTGAAAGGTTTAGGTTTACGTCGTATCAATCATACTGTAGAGTTAGAAGATACTCCATCAGTACGTGGTATGATCAACAAAGTTCATTACATGATTAAGGTGGAGGACTAA
- the rpsE gene encoding 30S ribosomal protein S5 yields the protein MANVENTQQSEFAEKLIAVNRVSKVVKGGRIFSFTALTVVGDGNGRVGFGYGKAREVPAAIQKAMEKARRNIVNVDLKGTTLQHAVKGKHSGSKVYMQPAAEGTGIIAGGAMRAVLEVAGVQNVLSKAYGSTNPINVVRATIGALANMKSPESVAAKRGLNVTEILG from the coding sequence ATGGCTAATGTAGAAAACACACAACAAAGTGAATTCGCTGAAAAGCTAATCGCTGTTAACCGCGTATCAAAAGTGGTTAAAGGTGGTCGTATCTTCAGCTTCACTGCACTAACTGTCGTTGGTGACGGTAACGGCCGTGTTGGTTTTGGTTACGGTAAGGCACGTGAAGTTCCTGCTGCAATCCAAAAAGCAATGGAAAAGGCTCGCCGTAATATCGTAAACGTAGACCTTAAAGGTACTACCTTGCAGCATGCTGTTAAAGGTAAGCACTCAGGTTCTAAAGTTTACATGCAACCTGCTGCTGAAGGTACAGGTATCATCGCCGGTGGTGCGATGCGTGCAGTACTAGAAGTTGCGGGCGTACAGAACGTATTGTCAAAAGCATACGGTTCTACTAACCCAATTAACGTTGTTCGCGCTACTATCGGCGCTCTGGCAAATATGAAATCGCCAGAGTCTGTTGCAGCTAAGCGTGGTCTAAACGTTACTGAAATACTGGGGTAA
- the rplR gene encoding 50S ribosomal protein L18 — MDKKTSRLRRAKRTRAKISELGANRLVVHRTPRHIYAQLISATSEVLASASTLDKEVREQVKATGNKDAAAAVGKTIAERAAAKGIESVAFDRSGFLYHGRVEALAEAAREAGLKF, encoded by the coding sequence ATGGATAAGAAAACATCTCGTTTACGTCGTGCAAAACGCACGCGCGCAAAAATCAGCGAGTTGGGTGCGAATCGCTTAGTTGTACACCGTACTCCTCGTCACATTTATGCTCAGCTAATCAGTGCTACATCTGAAGTACTTGCTTCTGCATCTACTTTAGATAAAGAAGTACGTGAGCAAGTTAAAGCTACTGGCAATAAAGACGCCGCTGCTGCTGTAGGTAAAACTATCGCAGAACGCGCTGCTGCCAAAGGCATTGAATCAGTTGCTTTCGATCGTTCGGGTTTCTTATACCACGGTCGAGTTGAAGCTCTAGCTGAAGCAGCTCGTGAAGCTGGCCTTAAATTCTAG
- the rplF gene encoding 50S ribosomal protein L6, with translation MSRVAKAPVAVPAGVTVTLSGQEITVKGPKGELSRSINALVAVSQEENSIKTGVATESKAAWMQAGTARALINSMVVGVSEGFEKRLILNGVGYRAKAAGQNLNLSLGFSHPVEHAIPAGVKCETPSQTEIVLTGADKQVIGQVAANIRAYRKPEPYKGKGIRYSDEVVRRKEAKKK, from the coding sequence ATGTCTCGTGTTGCAAAAGCACCTGTGGCTGTACCTGCTGGCGTTACTGTTACGTTATCTGGTCAAGAGATCACAGTTAAAGGTCCTAAAGGCGAACTTTCTCGCTCTATCAATGCTCTTGTTGCAGTTTCTCAAGAAGAAAACTCAATCAAGACTGGTGTAGCTACAGAAAGCAAAGCTGCTTGGATGCAAGCCGGTACTGCTCGTGCACTAATCAACAGTATGGTTGTTGGTGTGAGCGAAGGCTTCGAAAAACGTCTTATTCTTAACGGTGTTGGTTACCGTGCAAAAGCTGCTGGTCAGAACTTAAACCTATCTTTAGGTTTCTCTCACCCAGTAGAGCACGCTATCCCAGCAGGTGTTAAGTGTGAAACTCCTAGTCAAACTGAAATCGTACTTACGGGTGCTGATAAGCAGGTGATTGGTCAAGTTGCTGCGAACATTCGCGCTTACCGTAAGCCAGAGCCTTATAAAGGTAAAGGTATTCGTTATAGCGATGAAGTTGTTCGTCGTAAAGAAGCTAAGAAGAAGTAG
- the rpsH gene encoding 30S ribosomal protein S8, whose protein sequence is MMMTDPIADMFTRIRNGQSATKVAVTMPSSKLKVAIANLLKEEGYINDFNVMDGKKPELSVTLKYFEGKEVIETIKRVSRPGLRVYKGSNDLPQVLAGLGIAIVSTSKGLMTDRAARNAGLGGEIIGIVA, encoded by the coding sequence ATTATGATGACTGATCCTATCGCGGATATGTTCACACGCATCCGTAACGGTCAATCTGCAACTAAGGTTGCGGTAACTATGCCATCTTCAAAGCTGAAAGTTGCTATTGCAAACTTGCTTAAAGAAGAAGGTTACATTAACGACTTTAACGTAATGGACGGCAAAAAGCCGGAACTATCTGTTACTTTGAAGTACTTCGAAGGTAAAGAAGTTATCGAAACGATCAAGCGTGTTTCACGTCCTGGTCTTCGTGTATACAAAGGCAGCAATGATCTTCCACAAGTTCTAGCTGGTCTTGGTATTGCGATTGTTTCAACTTCTAAAGGTCTTATGACTGACCGCGCTGCACGTAATGCAGGTTTAGGCGGTGAGATCATCGGTATCGTAGCGTAA
- the rpsN gene encoding 30S ribosomal protein S14, translated as MAKSSMKAREAKRAKLVAQYAEKRRALKDIISSPESTDEERWDAVLKLQSLPRDSSSSRQRNRCTVTGRPHGYLRKFGLSRIKLREATMRGEVPGLKKASW; from the coding sequence ATGGCTAAATCATCAATGAAAGCACGTGAAGCTAAACGTGCAAAATTAGTTGCCCAGTACGCTGAAAAGCGTCGTGCACTAAAAGATATCATCTCTAGCCCTGAGTCTACTGACGAAGAGCGTTGGGATGCAGTATTGAAACTTCAGTCTCTACCACGTGACTCGAGCAGCAGCCGTCAACGTAACCGTTGTACAGTTACTGGTCGTCCACACGGTTACTTACGTAAGTTCGGCTTAAGCCGTATCAAGTTACGTGAAGCAACCATGCGTGGTGAAGTACCTGGTCTTAAGAAAGCAAGTTGGTAA
- the rplE gene encoding 50S ribosomal protein L5 has translation MAKLHDFYKDTVVTELTKEFGYKSVMQVPRIEKITLNMGVGEAISDKKVLDNATGDLAAISGQKPLVTKARKSVAGFKIREGYPIGAKVTLRGERMWDFFERLISISVPRIRDFRGLNPKSFDGRGNYSMGVREQIIFPEIDYDKVDKIRGMDITITTTAGSDAEGRALLTAFNFPFKK, from the coding sequence ATGGCGAAACTGCATGATTTTTACAAAGATACCGTTGTTACTGAACTGACCAAAGAGTTCGGATACAAAAGTGTCATGCAAGTCCCTCGAATTGAGAAGATCACTTTAAACATGGGTGTTGGTGAAGCTATTTCTGATAAGAAAGTGCTAGACAACGCTACTGGTGATCTTGCTGCAATCTCGGGTCAAAAGCCTCTAGTGACTAAAGCACGCAAATCTGTTGCTGGCTTTAAGATCCGTGAAGGCTACCCAATTGGTGCAAAAGTAACTCTACGCGGCGAGCGCATGTGGGACTTCTTTGAGCGCTTAATCTCAATTTCAGTTCCTCGTATCCGTGACTTCCGTGGCTTGAACCCTAAATCGTTCGACGGCCGTGGTAATTACAGCATGGGTGTGCGTGAGCAAATCATATTTCCTGAAATCGACTACGATAAAGTAGATAAAATTCGCGGTATGGATATCACTATCACTACCACTGCGGGTTCCGATGCGGAAGGTCGTGCTTTGCTGACTGCCTTTAACTTCCCGTTTAAGAAATAA
- the rplX gene encoding 50S ribosomal protein L24 yields the protein MASKIRQNDEVVILAGKDKGKSGKVTKVLTAEGKVFVEGINLIKKHQKPVPQLQQAGGIVEKEAAIDVSNVAIKNPATGKADRVGFRVEDGKKVRFFKSNNELV from the coding sequence ATGGCCTCTAAAATTCGTCAAAATGACGAGGTAGTAATCCTAGCTGGTAAAGATAAGGGCAAAAGTGGCAAAGTCACCAAAGTTCTAACAGCTGAAGGAAAAGTTTTCGTTGAAGGCATCAACTTAATCAAGAAACACCAAAAGCCTGTACCTCAGTTACAGCAAGCCGGTGGTATCGTTGAGAAAGAAGCTGCTATCGACGTTTCAAACGTTGCGATCAAAAACCCTGCCACTGGCAAGGCTGATCGTGTTGGTTTTAGAGTTGAAGACGGCAAAAAAGTTCGTTTCTTCAAGTCTAATAACGAATTAGTTTAA
- the rplN gene encoding 50S ribosomal protein L14: protein MIQMQSQLDVADNSGARRVQCIKVLGGSHRRYAGIGDIIKVSVKEAIPRGKVKKGDVLNAVVVRTRKGVRRPDGSAIRFDGNAAVMLNTNLQPIGTRIFGPVTRELRTEQFMKIVSLAPEVL from the coding sequence ATGATCCAAATGCAATCACAGCTAGACGTTGCTGATAACAGCGGCGCTCGACGCGTGCAGTGTATAAAGGTTCTAGGTGGCTCGCACCGTCGCTATGCTGGCATTGGTGACATCATTAAGGTTTCTGTAAAAGAAGCTATTCCTCGCGGTAAAGTGAAGAAAGGTGATGTACTAAACGCTGTAGTGGTGCGCACTAGAAAAGGCGTTCGTCGTCCAGATGGTTCAGCCATCCGTTTCGATGGTAACGCGGCTGTAATGTTGAATACCAACTTACAACCAATTGGTACTCGTATTTTCGGGCCGGTGACACGTGAACTTCGAACTGAACAGTTCATGAAGATCGTATCACTTGCACCAGAAGTACTTTAA
- a CDS encoding putative bifunctional diguanylate cyclase/phosphodiesterase — protein sequence MLSKVNPSIDIDIDNIEDFGKSYRKEKALQVFIVSEVALFLAIIIQLFNGSFELAGILSAVLLILAGAYWKLKDNHINVATTVLILCHTILATYLMWRYGGIRDEVMFAFPMILIFATVLASTKLVTGIFLFIVGLIFANAYVNVNEIYLNYDSSINLESATIINLLLLVIFISTFIGAQGIKKLISDLVDQNEELNKSKREVQKLVYQDALTGLPNRVMARKIFDQYVETGNKNGSKTALLFIDLDDFKSINDSLGHQIGDEFLILIARRIAGMIGGYGSVYRLGGDEFLVLLNDFSNNDDVINQSERLGELLNQALKIKNYELSVSCSIGIAIAPDHAADFDTALKYADIALYQAKKLGRNRISLIDDEMIVDAQEDFSLLEDLRKAIKADALELYYQPKIDIQQNQIIGAEALLRWQHQEKGFISPEVFIPLAEKSGLINRLGHFVLETSIKHCAKWHEMGFIDYSVSVNVSPIQFYSPDFSNQVMLLLNRYRLLPEFLELEITENVLIEQSEALTRNIQSLKRSGVKLSIDDFGKGYSNLAYIKRLNVHAIKIDREYIMDLDKSEDDLAIVKAITDIAKRLNIKLVAEGVESQSVLDTLVSLNCDYAQGYHWSPAIKHDDFVRHIMAKRQENIVAASEK from the coding sequence ATGCTTTCAAAAGTAAACCCTTCGATCGATATCGATATCGACAATATTGAAGATTTTGGTAAATCATACCGTAAAGAAAAAGCTCTCCAGGTATTTATCGTTTCTGAGGTGGCGTTATTTCTCGCCATCATCATCCAGCTATTTAATGGCAGTTTTGAATTAGCAGGCATACTTAGCGCCGTATTATTGATACTCGCAGGTGCCTATTGGAAGCTTAAAGATAATCACATTAATGTCGCGACAACGGTATTGATTCTTTGTCACACCATCTTGGCGACATATTTAATGTGGCGCTATGGTGGTATTCGCGATGAAGTGATGTTTGCCTTTCCAATGATCTTGATATTTGCCACCGTCTTGGCATCGACCAAACTAGTCACTGGTATATTTTTGTTTATTGTCGGCCTGATATTCGCCAATGCCTACGTTAATGTAAATGAGATTTACCTGAACTACGATTCATCCATTAATTTAGAATCTGCAACCATCATAAATTTGCTGTTACTGGTCATCTTTATATCGACTTTCATAGGGGCTCAGGGCATTAAAAAACTGATTTCTGATTTAGTCGATCAAAACGAAGAGTTAAACAAATCAAAACGTGAAGTGCAAAAATTAGTGTATCAGGATGCTTTGACTGGTTTACCTAACCGAGTAATGGCGCGCAAAATATTCGACCAATATGTAGAAACAGGCAATAAAAATGGCAGTAAAACCGCTTTGCTGTTTATTGATTTAGATGACTTTAAATCAATCAATGATTCTTTAGGGCACCAAATAGGCGATGAGTTTTTGATCCTAATTGCTCGTCGTATTGCTGGCATGATTGGCGGATATGGCAGTGTATATCGTCTTGGTGGAGACGAGTTTTTGGTGTTGCTTAATGATTTTTCCAATAACGACGACGTCATTAATCAAAGTGAGCGCCTTGGTGAATTGTTAAATCAAGCGTTAAAAATTAAAAACTATGAGCTATCAGTAAGCTGCTCTATCGGTATTGCTATCGCCCCAGATCATGCCGCTGATTTTGATACCGCACTTAAGTATGCCGATATTGCCCTGTATCAGGCGAAGAAATTGGGCCGTAATCGCATCAGTTTGATAGATGATGAAATGATCGTTGATGCTCAAGAAGACTTCTCGCTGTTGGAAGACTTGCGTAAAGCTATTAAGGCCGATGCGTTAGAGTTGTACTATCAACCGAAAATCGATATCCAACAAAATCAAATTATCGGCGCCGAAGCATTATTGCGTTGGCAACACCAAGAGAAGGGCTTTATCAGCCCGGAGGTATTTATACCTTTGGCAGAGAAATCAGGTTTAATTAATCGTTTAGGCCACTTTGTTTTAGAGACGTCGATTAAACATTGCGCCAAATGGCATGAAATGGGCTTTATCGATTATAGTGTCTCGGTCAACGTGTCACCGATTCAATTCTATTCCCCAGATTTTTCCAACCAAGTTATGTTGCTATTAAATCGATACAGGTTATTACCGGAGTTCCTTGAGCTTGAAATTACCGAAAACGTATTGATTGAACAAAGTGAAGCGCTTACCCGTAACATTCAGTCATTAAAGCGTTCTGGTGTGAAGTTATCAATTGATGACTTTGGTAAAGGTTACTCAAACTTGGCATACATTAAACGTTTAAACGTTCATGCCATTAAAATTGACCGCGAATACATTATGGACCTAGACAAGAGCGAAGATGACTTAGCCATTGTTAAAGCCATTACTGATATTGCCAAACGTTTAAATATTAAGTTGGTAGCAGAAGGGGTCGAAAGCCAAAGCGTATTAGACACCTTAGTATCGTTAAATTGTGATTATGCGCAAGGCTATCATTGGTCACCAGCGATAAAGCATGATGACTTTGTACGCCACATAATGGCAAAGAGACAAGAGAATATTGTCGCTGCCAGCGAAAAATAA